The Desmonostoc muscorum LEGE 12446 genome includes a region encoding these proteins:
- a CDS encoding adenylosuccinate synthase yields the protein MANVIVIGAQWGDEGKGKITDLLSRSADVVVRYQGGVNAGHTIVVKGQTFKLHLIPSGILYPNTDCIIGCGTVIDPQILIAELDQLKELNISTDHLLISETAHVTMPYHRLIDQASEERRGSHKIGTTGRGIGPTYADKSERTGIRVLDLMDPDGLREQLEWTINYKNVILEKLYNLPPLDPQEVIEQYLGYAERLRPYVIDTSLKIYDAVLRRRNILFEGAQGTLLDLDHGTYPYVTSSNPVAGGACVGTGLGPTMIDRVIGVSKAYTTRVGEGPFPTELDGELGELLCDRGAEFGTTTGRKRRCGWFDAVIGRYAVRINGMDCMALTKLDVLDELEEIQVCVAYEIDGVRSEHFPTSSRQFARCRPIYKTLPGWQVSTSHCRTLEDLPQQALDYLKFLAELMEVPIAIVSLGASRDQTIIVEDPIHGPKRALLHADGTPASLLSA from the coding sequence TTGGCTAACGTAATTGTCATAGGTGCCCAATGGGGCGATGAAGGAAAAGGTAAAATAACAGACTTGCTCAGCCGTTCGGCAGATGTTGTGGTACGTTACCAAGGGGGTGTCAATGCTGGGCACACAATTGTAGTTAAAGGTCAGACCTTTAAGCTACACTTAATCCCTTCTGGTATTTTGTATCCAAATACCGACTGCATTATTGGCTGTGGCACGGTCATTGATCCACAGATTTTGATAGCAGAACTGGACCAATTAAAAGAATTAAATATTTCCACTGACCACCTGCTGATATCTGAGACAGCCCACGTAACGATGCCTTATCATCGGTTGATAGACCAGGCATCAGAAGAACGACGGGGAAGCCATAAGATCGGCACTACAGGTCGGGGCATTGGTCCGACTTATGCTGACAAATCTGAACGTACAGGCATTCGGGTTTTGGATTTGATGGACCCTGATGGGCTACGGGAGCAGTTGGAGTGGACGATTAATTATAAAAACGTCATTTTAGAAAAGCTTTACAACTTGCCGCCTCTAGATCCACAAGAGGTGATTGAGCAGTATCTAGGGTATGCAGAACGCTTGCGACCTTACGTCATTGATACATCGTTGAAAATATATGATGCAGTTCTGCGACGACGCAATATTTTGTTTGAAGGCGCACAAGGCACCCTCCTGGACTTAGATCACGGAACTTATCCCTATGTTACCTCCTCCAACCCTGTAGCCGGGGGGGCTTGCGTTGGTACAGGGCTAGGACCGACAATGATAGATCGGGTAATTGGGGTATCGAAAGCGTATACCACAAGAGTGGGAGAAGGACCATTTCCCACGGAATTGGATGGAGAGTTGGGAGAATTACTGTGCGATCGCGGTGCCGAATTTGGCACAACCACCGGACGCAAGCGGCGTTGCGGCTGGTTTGATGCCGTCATTGGTCGTTATGCCGTGCGAATTAACGGTATGGACTGTATGGCACTCACCAAACTGGATGTCCTCGATGAATTAGAAGAAATCCAAGTTTGTGTCGCCTATGAAATAGACGGCGTTCGCAGCGAACACTTCCCCACCAGTTCCCGTCAATTTGCCAGATGTCGCCCCATCTACAAAACCTTACCAGGATGGCAAGTGTCAACAAGTCACTGCCGCACCCTGGAAGACTTGCCACAACAGGCGCTGGATTATCTAAAATTCTTAGCAGAATTGATGGAAGTCCCGATCGCGATCGTTTCACTAGGAGCTAGCCGCGATCAAACCATAATCGTAGAAGACCCCATCCACGGTCCCAAACGGGCTTTATTACACGCCGACGGCACACCCGCTTCCTTGCTCAGTGCTTAG
- a CDS encoding 50S ribosomal protein L25/general stress protein Ctc, with product MAITVECQKRPEGSKPKALRRSGAIPANLYGHKGTESISLTINAKTVERLLKRASVNNTLIDLNVTDVPWRGKALLRELQIHPAKGTPYHLSFFAVAGHGDTNVEVRLRFVGEAVGVKQEGGVLDTTVTELQVSCAPENIPEFIEIDVSNLKIGDNLHISDISFPEGVTPLAESERVLVSVLPPQINAAAEEESEAAS from the coding sequence ATGGCTATTACAGTCGAATGTCAAAAGCGACCAGAAGGTAGCAAGCCCAAAGCTTTGCGCCGTTCTGGAGCAATCCCAGCAAATTTGTACGGTCACAAGGGTACAGAATCAATCTCTTTGACCATCAATGCCAAAACTGTTGAGCGCTTGCTCAAAAGAGCTTCAGTCAACAACACTTTGATTGACTTAAACGTTACTGATGTACCTTGGCGGGGCAAAGCCCTACTCCGGGAACTTCAAATTCATCCAGCAAAGGGTACCCCTTACCACCTGAGCTTTTTTGCAGTTGCGGGTCACGGCGACACAAATGTAGAAGTACGCCTGCGTTTCGTGGGAGAAGCTGTTGGTGTTAAACAAGAAGGTGGCGTGTTAGACACCACTGTTACCGAATTGCAAGTGAGTTGTGCGCCTGAGAACATCCCAGAGTTCATCGAAATTGATGTCTCTAACCTGAAAATTGGGGACAACTTGCACATCAGTGATATATCTTTTCCTGAGGGTGTGACACCTCTTGCTGAATCAGAGCGAGTCCTTGTCAGCGTTTTGCCACCGCAAATCAACGCTGCTGCTGAAGAAGAGAGTGAAGCAGCCTCTTGA